Genomic segment of Wolbachia endosymbiont (group A) of Longitarsus flavicornis:
ACAGATTATATAAGTCTTTAAAAGCTTTAGGAGCTTTAGCCCTTGCCCCACTTAAAATGCTGGACATATTAGATAGATTTATTCCTTCTCTTTCTAGGGTTTTTAAACATTGTGTTTTATTTCCTTCCCCATCAAACCACAGATCATATAAGTCTTTAAAAACTTTCGCAGCATTAGCTTTTGTTCCATGCAAGATACTGGACACGTTGGATAGATTTATTCCTTTTTTTTTCAGAGTTTTTAAATATTGTGTTTTATTTCCTTCTCCATCAAACCACAGATCATATAAGTCTTTAAAAGCTTTTTCAGCATTAGCTCCTGCTCCGCTTAAAATACTGGACATATTAGATAGATTTATTCTTTCTTTTTCTAGAGTTTTTAAATATTGTGTTTTATTTCCTTGCTTATCGAACCACAGATTATATAAGTCTTTAAAAGCTTTTTCAGCATTAGCTCTTGCTTCACTCAAAATACTGGACATATTAGATAGATTTATTCCTTTATTTTTTAGAACTTCTAGATACTTTATTCCTTCCCCTTTAATTAAAAAACCCAAGAACTGATCAAATGCAGGTATACCTTCTTTACCAACTACACTTTTAGCAAATTTAATTTCCTTATCAATGCCTTTATTTTGAATCTCCTGATAACTAGATCTATTATTTTTGATATCTTCTAAAAGCTTTTCCATTATTCCTTTTGTAATAGGGCCAAATTCATTAGATTCTGACCAACGTAACGCTATTTCATGTAATTCTTCATAATTATATGGAACATTAGACTTATCTATCTCATTTCTAATAACACTATTCAATTCTTCTCTATTAGGTTGGTTAATCGCAAGTATTAGTTTATCTAAAAATTTCTCTTTTATTTCTTTTTCATTTTCATCAGAGAATCTCCCTTCCTCTTTTTCTTTCTGCAAAGAAGGTGGAAGATTTAATAGACTTAAAAGCTTCTCTCTTGTTATTTCTTCTTGCGAAAATCGATAAAGACCATTTTCATTTATACACGAACAATTTCTTAAAATTTTATACTTTTTCTTTTGAATATCTATACTATCAAGTTTTAAAGGATAAAAATCTTTAGATTGCCCTTTTTTTAATCCCTTTTCTTCTGTAAGGTCTAGATCTGCATTAGTATAGATAATAAAATATTCTATATCTTCTCTTAATTTCTCAATAAAAAGCTTATCAATAGAAAATGTATTATCCTGTTGTTTAGAGGGAAATAACTGACTATAACCAACATTACTATTTGTATTATGAGCCTTTACGTAAGTAAATCTATCTTTATAATTGATAGTAATGCCATTAGATATATCACGGCTTTTTCCTTCAAAATTTATGAAAAACATATTTTTATGCAAGAACATGTCATGCAAGAAGAGCATCAATAAATTGAATTCATATATAATTCCAGACACATAATTCTTAAGTTTTTTATCATTTTCTGGAGCTGTTAAATCACGTAATATTTTTTCTTGTAATGCTATATAATCATCTTCAGTTGTACTATTTTTTTCCATTTCACTTTTAATAATACTATTCAGCTCTTCTCTACTGGGCTGATTAACTGCAAATACTAATTTATCTAAAAATGCTTCTTTTATTTCTTTCTGAGAAAGTTTTCTTTCTTTTATTACTTTCTGCATAACAGATGAAAACTCTAATCGCTTTAAAAGTTCTTCTCTTGTTTTATCTTGCGAAAATTGATAAAAACCACACCCCTGCGCATTATCATTTGTAAACAAAAAGTCTTTCAAAATGTCATATTTCTCCATATCTATGCTACTAAATTTAAAAGGGTAAAAATTTTTAAATCTTCCTTTTTTTAATTCCTTTTCTTCTGTAAAATCCAGGCATGAATCAGTATAGATGATAAGATATTCTATATTATTTAATAAACTATCTGATTTAGATATTAGATGTTTAACAAAACTATCAAAGTAATTATTAATAGAAAAACTTCGTTTTTCTTTAGTAAATAATCTAGCATAACTAATACCATTATCTATATAATATTTGTCTACATTTTCAATTTGTATATGAATAGACTTCTTTTTATAACGAAGAACAATATTATTAAATTCATCAATTTCAGAATCTCCAAACGCTAATGATAATGAAGGATATTTATGTTTATATATAGACTCTCTAAGTGAGCAAAGCACCGACAAGTCTAATTGATACATAAGTCTAATCAGCTTATGAGGAATGCATCGATTAGTTTGATAAGCATTATGTAATTCATCCTGTCTAGGTTCATCTTGTAAATCACTAGGAAATTCTGAATCTTCATTACTAGTGACATTGACATCCATGCGCGCCCATTTCGGTGCATTATTACCTTTGTCTGTAACAGAACGCCCACGTTTTCTACTCGTTTTACGATTTTTCTTACCTGGACTCCTTGAAGAACCACTTTGTTTATGTGAGGAATTTTCAATATCTCGTAATGGTATAGAAATGTAAGATTGAGAAATATTGTTTGAATTTAAACCTATCACATTACCGTAAGCTTCCTCTCTAGAAACTTTTATGCTTCTCTTTATATCTTTTTCAATATTGCTAAGAAGTGGTACAAAATGGTTCCTGTAATTCACTATATAAATAATATTATTACCTGCACCTACCTTACCTTTAGTAACATATAATCCATCTATCTCTTCATCTCTCAATTCTATAGTCCTAATTTTTACGCCATACTTTTCACATATCATTTTTCCTTCAACTTCAGGTCTTCCCCATATAGCGTTTTCCAACTTTAGAATTTTTATTTCTGAACCAGAACTTGCATTTTTAATGTCTTCTGCAGTAAATTCAATACGCGGAATATATTCACAAAGTTCTTCAATTTCTACTTTTAAAGCATTATCCAACCATGAGCCTTCTTTTGATTGATCAACTTGTTGTGCATATTGCTTACAACTTTCCCGCAAAGACTTTACACTAAATCCTTTACTACCTGTAATCAGACCTTTATCTTTTAGCTCATTCAACCCTTGAGCTACGGAATCAAAGAAACAATCCCCTTCACCTACAGCAGCTCCTATTTTAAAGCCCTCAGGCAATTTCTTTCTTAGTATTTCTAAAAGTTGATTAAGCTCCTTTTTCTCTTCATCCTTTGCATTTTTTATCTGACTAAAAATGGAAATAGGTTCTCTAGTAACAGACCTTTTTAGAGCGGCATCATTAGGTGATTTATCAGGTATGTCATTTACTTTTGCTTTAAACATATAAAACTCATCATATTAAACTTTTAGCAAGTTACTTAAAAAAAATCATCAAGGCAAGTTTTTTTTTATGACTAATAAAAGATTGGTATATATATTTATATTTTTTATTATTAAATTAGTAATATGATTTTACCTTTGCATAATTAACAAGCAAGCGTGAGAACAATTTTCTTTGGAATCTTATGGTCTACCATGTGTACCGTTCGAACTTTTCTTTATAATAATTCTACCATACCACAAAGTCAGCTATATTAGCCTACTTTTACCACATTTAGATATGAACCAATTTGCTTGGCTTTGTTGCAACAATTTAAATCTTCTATTTTTATAACCTTATTTTTACGCGGCTTGTTCTCACAAATATACGATCTTTTTTGCAATTTTAGGAAGAGTCAATAATTCAAATTTTTGTGGCACTAAAATAGACGTTTCTTTAGTTACAACAAGGTCTATTTTTTCGTAAATAAAAATGTTTTACAATTAATTATTAGAATGAAAATATCATACTTGGCTCTCAAGAAATTTCCTGTTGTGCAGTGGTAAGGTTTGGAGAAAAAGATTGGCTTGGCAACGATAATTTACTAGACTAAAGTTTATATTAAAATACAAAATGGGGTTGCGGGTATGGAATCTAGCTTAGATCACAATTACAATAAAATACTTGATATATTAAAAGGTGCTATTAAAGACGACGATAATCAAGTTAAAGCGAGAAAACACCTTAGAGTAGAAAGATGGCTAAGGGTTTATATTCAATTAATTGAAGATTTTGATGAGGAAAAACTAAAATTTTTCTCTGATATATTCTCTGATAATTCTTGTTGGGATGGAATAAAATTAAAAAATAAAGCTGTTGGTGAAAGGCTAACTGAAGAAAAAAATAAAAACGGAAAAGAAAATCCGCTTGATCTTGCAGATAGACATTACTTGGCATGTAAATATTGTCTAGAAGATAAGATTCCTGGATTATTTGAACAAGTATTTATGAGATTTAAGAGAAGTGCCTTTGAAGAGGATGGATCTGATGATGATCTGAGAAGAGAATTATTGGAAAATATTGAAGAAACTAGCCCTATAGAAGCTTTCTGGTCTTTTCTTATTGATAAGCAGATTGGAAAACTAAACGAATATAAATCATTTGAAGGTTTGCAAAAATCTATACAGATAAATTCTAATAAAAACTGGGAAGAAGGTATAGAGTTCTTCTATAATAAGTTGCACAATGATTCTAGTATTTCTAGTCAAGATAAAGATAATTTGTTAATTGAAGCAGCTTTATCTGCAGTAAAGGGTTACAAAGAAGTAGACACTATAGAGTTTTGCCTGTCCAAAATGGATGATGAACAAAAGAAAAAATTACTAGATAGAGATTATAAGGAAAATACTTATCATGCAGTATTGAATGTGCTAATAGATCAGTATTGTTTTGATTCTTTTATGGAATTAAGCCAATTGTCTAGTCAGCTTGAATGTGAACGTTACACAATCTTTTTATCTTCATTATCAGACCAAGTATTGAAGAATTTAGATCTGTCTGAGGAAACAAAAAAATGTATGATGAATGTTTGGAAGCATATAGTAAAACATGAAACTCAAGATTGTGGAGAACAGTCTATTTTTCCTGTTTTCGTAGATTATTCAGTTACACGTACAATAGCAAATTTAATTGTGGATCCAAGTAGACAGGAAGGAAGTAAAGAAGGAGTATTAGAGGAGGTATTAAAGCATGTAAATAACAAAGAAATGAGTGATGAAGAGATAATAAAGGTTAAAGATTCTGTATTAAGAAAAATTCAGTTATTTCATGGAGGCAAAAAGTTGCAGTTAGGAGAACAAGTATTTTCTAAATTAGCTGAAGAAGCTTCTAAAGAGTCACTTCGTGAAGTTGGTGATACTTTGCCACAGTCAAGTCTCAGTCCAACTGATACCCCATATAATATAAAATCTTTAGGCCATAGCAAATAGGAGAATCATATGCCAAGAAATGTAAAGCCATTTGAATTGGTACAACTTCTGTTAATGGAAAATAGATCAAAAGATAAGTTTTTAGACTTTCAAGAAAGGTTTCAGTCATTTATTAGTCAGTCTCCTTCTTTTTTGCATTCAGTTGGAAAGCCAGGCTTTTTTCCTAGTTTCTTTTTTGGTATGTTTGCTACTGTATTAGACACAGAACTTGCTACTAAAATTAGTATCGAAAAACTTTATTTTCGTTTTGATGGTGATAGAACTTTAAAAATAGTTGTATTAACTGGTAAAAAGAAATTGAAGTGTATAACAATTTCTGATGAGGCTAGTAATAACAAGCATCTAAAGTTTAGTGAAGAAGAATTAGAAAAAATAAAACAAGTGATAAGATTGACGCTATTTGATAGCTATGAAAAAGAAGAGCATAAAATAACAATTACAGGAAAAAAAGTAAAGTATAGAAAGGTTGATCCAGCTTTTAGTAAAAAGACTGACTATTCACAAAAAATTTTTACAGAAATAGAAAAGACTCAAGACCGGCAAAACCTAGAGAGCTTAATTTCAAAATTGAATGATCAAAGTTCTAAAAAAGTAAAAGAGAACGCTGGAAAAGTGTTTGATTATATTACAAATGTTTATAAGAAGTATAAAAAAGAAGAAATTCCATTTAGTAGCAAAGAATCAAGTTATCATGGTTTTTTAGCTGGGTTTTTGATGAATTTCAAGTATCGTTTTCATCTAAAACTTTATCTCGAATTGTTTGCTGGAAAAGGTTACGCAGACATTATTTTACTTGTGCGCGGTTCTGATAAGTCGCTAAGCTCTATTCCCATTATTATTGAGCTTAAAGCAGGTACTGGTGAGATAAGTACAGTGATAAAAGCATTGAAGCAAGCACAAGATTATGTTAAGGGCTCTTTTTCTAACTCTATAAGAATGATTACTATAGCTAATGAAGCTATTTGTGTAGGATTAAATTTTGAAATGGTTGATCATGGAAATGTTGGAATTGATGTAGAAAATTTTCTTAGTCGAGAAGGTAATTCTGTAATAGAAAAGTTACTTGGCACTGAAGCAGCGAATGCTGAGGTGATAAGAAAACAGCTAGAGTATCTTTACTATGGGATTGTTTGGAGCAATGGTGGAAGTGATAATATTAATTATGTCAGCAGAATGATCTTAGGTCAACTAGCACTTATTCCTAATATTATTAAGCGTGAAAAGTTAGGTAAACATATTTTTATTTATGATCAAAACGATAAAATGGTTACTGGATCACAGACACGCTTAGAGGCAGCAAAAGAAAGTATTGCGGATTGTGTTACAACTATAGTGCTAACTGTAGGTAAGAAGGTGCTTATACTCAACATAAATGAAAAAAATAAATTTGTATTGAGAGTGCCAGCCAATAAAGGAATTCCTATTGAAAATATTAGAGGAATTCAAAACGTTAATGACATACAGATACAAGAAATAACCTGTAACTTATACAGTACACCTAGTAATAAGAATCCATTTGATCAGTACTGTGATGAGAATAAGGGGATTACAGTAAATACGTATAACTCATTGGACAAATACAAAAGAGATAAAGAAATTTTACAAGGTAATTTTACTCCAATTATGGAAAATAAAAAATTTAAAGCAGCTTTGAGCAAAGCTATAAAGTCTGGTAAATATGATGATTACAAAAAACTATTTGAAGAAATTTCTCGTATATTACATCCTTTCAAATCATTAATAAGCAATGAGGCTACATTTCAAGCTGTATTGCATGGTTTATTTAGTAGCTACGGTGACGATAATATAAAAGTTATTACTGAATTTCAAATAGGTGGTGGAGAGAAGTTGGATGTTATGTTGGTTATAAATGCTACTGATGAAAAAGAAGAATACCCTCCAGTTGGAATAGAGCTAAAATTTGCTAAGAAAGGAGAATTAGATAAAAAAGAAAAAGAGGCTAAGGACCAGTTGACAAGATATAAAGAAGGTGAAGCGTATAAGGTAATTACTGATGCCGGCAAAGTGAAACTGATATATGCTGTTTTTAATAAAGGTGCAACAGATGAAGGTTCCCTTATAAAAATTGGTAATGAGTTTGTAGAGGTAGATGTAAGACATAGTTCTGTGGTTGCTCTTGGTCAACAGTCAGGTAGTCTCCAACAACCTTATGCTCAACAAGCGGGTCAATCTCGAGCAGTTAATCAGTGATCTAGTCGGGAATGTTCAAAAAAGCATATGCGTCAAGTTAAGGAAATATTGCCCAATATAGCAACATTTAAAGGGGTATCTTATTTGTTAAATTTACTTTTCGAGGAGGTTTTGATCTAAAATAAAATAATTTTTTTAGAAAAATCCATAAACTATTAGCTTTATTGCTTACTATCTAAAATAGTTTTTACCATTTCCCTTTATACTACTTTCCCTTAACTTGACGCGTATGCTTTTTTGAACATTCCCACTCTTGCTATCCTTTCTCAACTTGAGCTATTTAAAACTTTCATAGCCGCAGAATCAACACCATTTTTAACTTCAACATTGCTAAGTACTGTATTTGCTTTATACGAACAGTAACATCCTACTGCAAGAAAAGTTAATGCGGCTACAGCAAGTGAAATACATATTGCTAAATAAGGTATTGTTAAAATTGCACCAACAGCAAATACCCCAGATAATAAAAAAGAAACAGAGGCGTAATTACTTGCCTTTTACAGAATTTCTTGACTTCCCTGCTGAAACATGTAATAATTAATTTATTATTTATATAGGTAATTATATGATCGGTTATTGGACGCAATAAAAAATGATGGTGACGTTGCTGGAATTCTACAAGGAGCTTCAAAAGATGATTTCCTGAATGTTTTTAGAGAAAAGCAACATGGTAGTAGTAATGCACTGCTTGGCGAGTTTGAAGATGAAGGGGAAGCCTTGAAAGTTGTTTTTAATGTGGCTAAAGAGAAAAATGTATTAAAAGAAATTGTAACTGATGAGATTTGCTCTGTTATTTATAATAGTACAGAAATTTATGCCTCACTGATTGACTTGATTATGGCTCCTAACTCCCCATGTATAAGATATTTAAATGTAATTGAGGAAAGTTGTGGGTTAGAAGCATTTTGGAAGGTTATAAGCAAAGATGATCGTGGACACATTAAAGATGCTTTAGGAAGAGTTAAAAATCAGAATATGCTAGACAAAATTTGTCAAGTTGAAAAGAGCATGTCTAAAGCAGTGAAAGAAAACTCACCTAGTAACGGAAGTGCGACGCAGCCTCTAAAAAACGAAGCAAAAACTAAACAAGCAACTAGTAAAGCAATGATAACTGGTGGTGTTTGTGGTGTCATAGCTGCATTAGCAGTCATTGGTGGATGTTTTGCTTTCGGTGTTCAATTACCAATGTTGGCTTTAATTGGCATAGCTGTGGCTGCTGCTTTGGTAGTTGGGATTGTTGCTGGCGTTATTACATATGCAATATCAGAACCTAGTAATAAACTAGATGAACCAGACTCAAACAAAGTAGCGAGTGACCTTACCCAGAAAAAGTAGAGAGAAAGTTAAGACGTTTTTGGAGTAAAATAAAACGTTTTTTCAAAGAGGTGTAATATGACAAATGGGAATGTTCAAAAAAGCATACGCGTCAAGTTAAGGGGAAGTTGTTTTAAATGTTAAGTGATAGCCATAGAGATTCTTCTTAAGAGGTTATCTTGGCGCTTATGATCTTTCAAGCATACCACTAGCTTTAAGATTTTTTAGGTCAGTCGCCTATATTAATAGGAACACCTACCTCAAGTAGATTCTTCACCAACTCTTGAAATTCAGCTAACTTTAATAGACTTTAGCATAAAAAGGTTGAACATTTCTTCAGAATTGTGTATAATTATTAATGCTTTTTAGGTTAATTTCCTATGACTTTTTCTAAGTTTCTTGATCCCAAAAATGATATATCGTTCAAGCGTATCTTTGGTACTGAAAAAAATAAGGACATTCTTATTCACTTTCTCAACGATATCCTTGGCTTCACTGGTAAAAATGAAATAAAGGATATAGAGTTTTTAAGTACTGTTCAAGACCCTGATATTGCTGCTAAAAAGCAAAGTATTGTTGATGTTCTCTGTAGAGATGAAAATGGACTGCAAGTAATAGTCGAAATGCAGGTCGCTAAAACTAAAGGCTTCGAGAAACGTGCTCAGTACTATGCTGCTAAAGCTTATTCAAGACAAGCTGACAAGGGTGATCAATACCACGACCTTAAGGAAATTATCTTCATTGCTATAGCAGATTGTGTACTGTTTCCTAATAAATCTGAGTACAAGTCAAAGCATACTATTCGAGATGAAGACACTAATGAACACGATCTAAAAGATTTTTACTTTATATTTATTGAGTTGCCAAAATTTCCAAAGAATAAGGAAGATCAGTTGGAGAATATAGTAGAAAAGTGGGCTTATTTCTTTAGGTATGCAGAGGAAACCAGTGAAGAGGAGCTGGAAAAAATAATAGGGAGTGATTTTATAATCAAAAAAGCCTATGAAGAGCTAAATAGATTTAACTGGTCAGAGAAAGAATTTATTGCCTACGAACAGGAAATAAAACGTATTCTTGATGAACAGGCTGTCCTCGCTCAAAGACTTGATGATGCTACTGAAAAGGGCAAAAAAATTGGTAAAGAGGAAGGAAAAATTGAAGGAAAAATTGAAGGAAAAATTGAAGGAAAAATTGAAGGAAAAATTGAAGTAGCAAAAATAATGCTGGCTAATAATGTTGATATTGACACTATTGTCAAGTTTACTGGTCTTTCTATAAGTGAGATAAAAGAATTGCAGAAAGTTTAATAACTTATAGATTCTTCTAAAGAAATTACTTTATTTGAAATTTACTTGACGTTTTTTGAGTATGTCCTTTTATGTTGGATTCAAAGAAGACTCAACAATTGGTTGTTCTATGTCCTCTACTTTCTCGAGCTTGGTGTTGGGATTTATGATATTATACAGCGCAAAACCTATGCAAGCTAATCCAACAATTCCCACAATCACCGCTATGGCATACATTTTCAAGATACAAGCTACGATACTACTGACTAGTAATGCCGCACCAACACTACCAAATATGATTGCTTGCCTTTGTTGCAGTGCTTTTGCTGATAGGTTTTTGTCTGCAGCATCACCATCAAAACATAGTTCAGCGGAAGATGGGCTGTCAGGGGCATTTGGCTCTTGCTCATTAGTTTCTCTATCGACGGAAGTTGGTTCTACAGTGGTTTCTACTGAATCATTTTGCGCTTTTTCGCTACTTTCACATATAGGTTGAAGATCTTCACTATTTATATTACATAATTTAGTGTCAGTCTCTGTAGCTTTATCAACTGTATTGGTTTGCTTTTTTATTTCAACTTTAACTTCCTCAACATCTGCCGGCATCTCCATATCAGCTCCTTTTGCGGTAGTGGTACCTTTTTTATTTCTAAGCTTTTCAGCAATATCTTTCCATATTTTTTTCGGTGTTCTCATAATGTTTTTCTCCTATTGTTTTTATAAATTAAGATCATAAAATTTCTCCAATTGCTCACTCCACAGCATCGGTATTTCTCTCAAATCAACCAACCTCAAACTACTTGGCTGCCTCCCATTTACTATGTCTTCTTTTATCTTTGGAGCTAAATAATTTAATCTTAAAATTTGTTGTATACGTCTTGTACCTATATTAATTTTAACGCTCAGCTCCTTCACACTTCTATATTTTCCTTCCTCTAGTTGACGTTTCCAAAGATGGGCTCTCACCACTGCTTTCAGTAGCGCATTGTTTGTTTTTCCTTCTGGTTCCACTACTGTGCATTTGTTTCCTTTCTTCTTCAAATTCATTGCTATAAATGTCTCCTCTGATTCAGAACATACTTCTACTCCTTCCTCTCTTACCCACACTACCTTTATTAATTTTTTCACTGCTTCTTTCTGCTCTCTGAAACTTAAATTTTCCCATTTTTCTTTTTTTGCCCCTTTTTCCCAATTTTCATATAAGCATTCCGCTCTCTTCATTACTTCTTTTTCCACTTCTCCTGCTACTACGGTTCGATTTATTGATCCACAATCTTTTCCTCTTAAATGGTTATTGCATATGTAGTATCGATACCTTTTATTTTCCTTTTTTGCATAGGTCAGCGTCATGTTTACTTCACAGCTCTTGCACTTTATTATCCCCTTTAGCAGCGCTTCCTCATATTTTACTTTTCGATATGGTTGATTCTTTATCAATTCTTGCGCTTTTTGCCATTTTTCTTCTTCTATTATCGCTTCATGTTTTCCCTCATATTGCTTCTCATAATGTCTGATTTTTCCCATATATATCGGATTTGTTATTATTCTCCTCACTGTGGCCTTTTTAAAGATATCTGATTTTGCTTTCGTTCGATATCCTTCTCTGTTTAACTCTCTTGCCAATTCTGCCATTGATTTCAGCTCCATATACCTCTCAAATATATGCTTTATTACTTTTGCTTCTTTTTCATTTATTATTAATTCTTTATCTTTTACGTCATACCCTAGCGGCACATTCCCTCCCATCCATAGACCCTCTTCCTTCGATGTTGCTATTTTATTTTTTACTCTCTCTACTA
This window contains:
- a CDS encoding recombinase family protein, translated to MLKEVRCAIYTRKSNEDGLEQKFNSLDAQRVACEKYIKSREGWVALAKRYDDGGYSGKNLERPAIKGLFEDVKAGEVDCVVVYTLDRLSRETKDCIEVTSFFRRHRISFVAVTQIFDNNTPMGKFVQTVLSGAAQLEREMIVERVKNKIATSKEEGLWMGGNVPLGYDVKDKELIINEKEAKVIKHIFERYMELKSMAELARELNREGYRTKAKSDIFKKATVRRIITNPIYMGKIRHYEKQYEGKHEAIIEEEKWQKAQELIKNQPYRKVKYEEALLKGIIKCKSCEVNMTLTYAKKENKRYRYYICNNHLRGKDCGSINRTVVAGEVEKEVMKRAECLYENWEKGAKKEKWENLSFREQKEAVKKLIKVVWVREEGVEVCSESEETFIAMNLKKKGNKCTVVEPEGKTNNALLKAVVRAHLWKRQLEEGKYRSVKELSVKINIGTRRIQQILRLNYLAPKIKEDIVNGRQPSSLRLVDLREIPMLWSEQLEKFYDLNL
- a CDS encoding Rpn family recombination-promoting nuclease/putative transposase → MTFSKFLDPKNDISFKRIFGTEKNKDILIHFLNDILGFTGKNEIKDIEFLSTVQDPDIAAKKQSIVDVLCRDENGLQVIVEMQVAKTKGFEKRAQYYAAKAYSRQADKGDQYHDLKEIIFIAIADCVLFPNKSEYKSKHTIRDEDTNEHDLKDFYFIFIELPKFPKNKEDQLENIVEKWAYFFRYAEETSEEELEKIIGSDFIIKKAYEELNRFNWSEKEFIAYEQEIKRILDEQAVLAQRLDDATEKGKKIGKEEGKIEGKIEGKIEGKIEGKIEVAKIMLANNVDIDTIVKFTGLSISEIKELQKV